Proteins from a single region of Magnetospirillum sp. 15-1:
- the hsdR gene encoding type I restriction-modification system endonuclease, protein MQPSSNFGFLTAHTQLVRLGTLAERYFREDTNTTLIKLRQFGEAMAQTIASRLRETGDPRETQKDLLERLEDRGAIPRDAARLFHEIRIVGNKATHHGYADQGAALNALKMAWQLTVWFHRSYGGNKTFQPKPFAPPADPQRAGAALAAELERLRVQHAASLSAAEQAQVAVQQAEQARLSAEDRIRIEAEEKAALRKLLDEAEAKQAALVQELQAAQAATPTAPATMALVLTAAQSAAAAIDLDEAATRSIIDRHLRDRGWDVDSQSITYQSGARPAKGKAMAIAEWPTDDGRADYALFIDTTCIAVIEAKRKRKNVSAAIDQAERYAKGFKAIQGVGLDGPWGDYRIPFVFATNGREYLKQIETESGIWFRDTRKSTNRRRALVDWPTPDGLRGQLAMDRETAQTALKSMTMNFGFDLRPYQRKAIEKVEEALADDRRQMLVAMATGTGKTKLAIAMLSRLLESKRFRRVCFVVDRNILGVQTANEFNTTKVFGVRTFADVFGVKGLGDIDPDAETKVHVCTIQALARRVLGADDPANTPSVDQYDLIVVDECHRGYLLDRELSDTELEFRDQADYISKYRRVLEHFDAVKIGLTATPALHTVDIFGEPIYKYSYREAVIDGYLIDHEPPIRIETALSVAGIKWEKGEKLDLLNTTDGTIVTAYAPDELNYEIEQFNKKVITEQFNKAVAQALVQYIDPSLPDKTLIFAASDAHADMVVEQVKQALEDTYGSVDDGDVRKITGSVDKARSLTLSFRNDPQPKIAVTVDLLTTGVDVPKITNLVFLRRVNSRILYEQMLGRATRRCDEIGKEVFRIFDAVDLYPTLEDLTDMKPVGVEPKITFAKLLEELVSVTDDRHREAIRAQIETKLKRRAKLLSEQGRQMYEQAAGEPPESTVKRVADSSVGDLAAWFKDRPKLGPILDWRPDRPGDPIPISEHPDHLISAAPVFGDKWKRPEDYLDSFTAWVRDNVNKVAALSIVVQRPRDLTREDLRKVRMILDGQSFTEAALHRAWEQAKSEDIAASIIGYVRQAALGDPLRPYADRVKDAMGRILKSHDWTPVQKKWLNRIGDDVAKEVVVDRDYFESSQYKQDGGFERLNKLFGGKLEAILGDIREDIWRKAG, encoded by the coding sequence GTGCAGCCGTCTTCCAACTTTGGTTTTCTGACCGCACACACCCAGCTTGTCCGACTCGGCACGCTGGCCGAACGCTATTTTCGGGAAGACACCAACACCACCCTCATCAAGTTGCGGCAGTTCGGTGAGGCCATGGCGCAGACCATCGCCTCCAGACTGCGTGAAACCGGCGATCCGCGCGAAACCCAGAAAGACTTGCTGGAACGACTGGAGGATCGGGGAGCGATTCCCCGTGATGCCGCCCGGTTGTTCCATGAAATCCGCATCGTCGGTAATAAGGCCACCCATCACGGCTATGCCGATCAGGGGGCGGCCCTCAACGCCCTGAAGATGGCGTGGCAATTGACGGTTTGGTTCCACCGTTCCTATGGCGGCAACAAGACCTTTCAGCCCAAGCCTTTTGCCCCGCCCGCCGATCCGCAGCGTGCAGGAGCCGCCCTGGCCGCCGAACTGGAACGCCTTCGCGTCCAACATGCCGCGTCATTGTCGGCGGCGGAACAGGCCCAGGTCGCGGTCCAGCAGGCGGAACAGGCCCGCCTATCCGCCGAAGATCGCATTCGCATCGAGGCCGAAGAAAAAGCGGCATTACGCAAACTGCTCGACGAAGCCGAGGCCAAGCAAGCGGCCTTGGTCCAGGAACTTCAGGCCGCACAAGCCGCAACACCGACCGCCCCAGCGACCATGGCATTGGTCCTTACCGCTGCTCAATCCGCCGCCGCCGCCATCGACCTGGACGAAGCGGCAACCCGATCCATCATTGATCGCCACCTGCGTGATCGTGGTTGGGATGTCGATAGCCAGTCCATCACCTATCAATCGGGTGCCCGTCCGGCCAAAGGTAAGGCCATGGCGATTGCCGAATGGCCGACCGATGATGGCCGGGCCGACTATGCCCTGTTCATCGACACCACCTGCATCGCTGTGATCGAGGCCAAGCGGAAACGAAAGAACGTCTCCGCTGCCATCGATCAGGCCGAACGCTATGCCAAGGGCTTCAAAGCCATCCAGGGTGTCGGGTTGGATGGTCCCTGGGGCGATTATCGCATCCCCTTCGTTTTCGCCACCAATGGCCGCGAATACCTGAAGCAAATCGAGACGGAATCCGGCATCTGGTTTCGCGACACTCGCAAGTCCACCAATCGCCGTCGTGCCCTGGTGGATTGGCCGACACCCGATGGGTTGCGGGGCCAGCTTGCCATGGACCGGGAAACGGCCCAGACCGCCTTGAAATCTATGACCATGAATTTCGGCTTCGACCTTCGCCCCTACCAACGCAAGGCCATCGAGAAGGTCGAGGAAGCCCTTGCCGATGATCGCCGTCAGATGCTGGTCGCCATGGCGACCGGCACCGGAAAGACCAAGCTTGCCATCGCCATGCTGTCCCGATTGCTGGAATCCAAGAGGTTCCGGCGGGTCTGCTTCGTGGTAGATCGCAACATCCTGGGTGTCCAGACCGCCAATGAGTTCAACACCACCAAGGTCTTCGGCGTCCGCACCTTTGCCGACGTGTTCGGGGTGAAGGGACTGGGGGATATCGACCCCGATGCCGAAACCAAAGTGCATGTCTGCACCATCCAAGCCCTGGCCCGCAGGGTGCTGGGGGCCGACGATCCCGCCAATACGCCGTCCGTCGATCAGTACGATCTGATCGTTGTCGATGAATGCCACCGAGGCTACCTGCTTGACCGCGAATTGTCCGACACCGAGTTGGAGTTCCGCGACCAAGCCGATTACATCAGCAAATATCGCCGGGTGCTGGAGCATTTCGACGCGGTGAAGATCGGCCTGACCGCCACCCCCGCTTTGCACACCGTCGATATCTTCGGCGAGCCGATCTACAAGTACAGCTACCGGGAAGCGGTGATCGACGGCTATCTGATCGACCACGAACCGCCGATCCGCATCGAAACCGCCCTGTCGGTGGCGGGGATCAAGTGGGAAAAGGGCGAAAAGCTCGACCTGCTGAATACCACGGACGGCACCATCGTCACCGCCTATGCCCCCGACGAACTGAATTACGAGATCGAGCAGTTCAACAAGAAGGTCATCACCGAGCAATTCAACAAGGCCGTGGCCCAGGCCCTGGTGCAATACATCGACCCCAGCCTGCCCGACAAAACCCTGATCTTCGCGGCCAGTGACGCCCATGCCGACATGGTGGTGGAGCAGGTCAAGCAGGCGTTGGAGGACACCTACGGCAGTGTTGATGATGGCGATGTGCGAAAGATCACCGGCAGCGTGGACAAGGCCCGGTCGCTCACCCTTTCGTTCCGTAATGACCCGCAGCCGAAAATTGCCGTCACCGTCGATCTGCTGACCACCGGAGTCGATGTCCCCAAGATCACCAATCTGGTGTTCCTGCGTCGGGTCAACAGCCGCATTCTGTACGAGCAGATGCTGGGTCGGGCGACGCGGCGATGCGACGAAATCGGCAAGGAGGTGTTCCGCATTTTCGACGCGGTTGATCTTTACCCGACCCTCGAAGACCTCACAGATATGAAGCCGGTCGGCGTCGAACCGAAGATCACCTTCGCCAAGCTGCTGGAGGAATTGGTCAGCGTCACCGATGACCGCCACCGCGAAGCCATCCGTGCCCAGATCGAAACCAAGCTGAAACGCCGGGCCAAATTGCTGTCCGAGCAGGGACGGCAGATGTACGAGCAGGCGGCGGGGGAACCCCCCGAATCCACCGTGAAGCGGGTTGCCGATTCATCCGTGGGCGATCTGGCGGCATGGTTCAAAGACCGCCCCAAGCTCGGCCCCATTCTGGATTGGCGTCCAGACCGGCCCGGTGATCCCATCCCGATCTCCGAACACCCTGACCACCTGATTTCCGCCGCCCCCGTATTCGGTGACAAGTGGAAACGTCCCGAGGATTATCTGGACTCCTTCACCGCCTGGGTCCGCGATAACGTCAACAAGGTGGCGGCCCTGTCCATCGTGGTTCAGCGGCCCCGCGACCTGACGCGGGAGGATTTGCGGAAGGTCAGAATGATCCTCGACGGTCAGTCCTTCACTGAAGCAGCCCTGCACCGGGCCTGGGAACAGGCGAAGTCCGAGGATATCGCGGCCTCCATCATCGGCTATGTCCGTCAAGCCGCCCTGGGCGATCCGTTACGGCCCTATGCCGACCGGGTGAAGGACGCCATGGGGCGAATTCTCAAGAGCCACGATTGGACACCGGTTCAGAAGAAATGGCTGAACCGCATCGGCGACGACGTGGCGAAGGAGGTCGTGGTTGATCGGGACTACTTCGAGTCCAGCCAGTACAAACAGGATGGTGGCTTCGAACGGCTGAACAAGCTGTTCGGCGGCAAGCTGGAAGCCATTCTCGGGGATATCCGTGAGGACATATGGAGGAAGGCGGGCTAA
- a CDS encoding N-6 DNA methylase, translating into MTVTTDIVAKLWRLCDILRDDGITYHEYVTELTYLLFLKMMAETGREDQLPEGKRWGDLVRREGLEQLTFYKHLLLDLGTNGRGLVLAIFADAQSRLKKPTNLKAIVEAIDGLDWFTAREEGLGNLYEGLLEKNAAEKKSGAGQYFTPRPLIDCIIRLIKPQPGEVIQDPAAGTAGFLVAADHFIKAQTDDLYALAEEQRFFQRNAAFVGLELVADTHRLCLMNLMLHGIGGDAGYGVQQGDTLSHEGESLGQANVIITNPPFGTKKGGGRPTRGDFSVTADVSNKQLAFVEHIIRALKPGGRAAVVVPDNVLFEDNAGRALRQMLMDWCDLHTILRLPTGIFYAQGVKTNVIFFTRGKTAKANTQAVWVYDMRANMPAFGKTRPLLLSTFAPFERVFGDDPFGRNRDATLVDPEDRWRCFTRQQIADRNDNLDLSWLRDDSADPEDGLTEPGEIAAAIMGHLQAALDEIAALAEEIGGDAAEVEEAAE; encoded by the coding sequence ATGACCGTCACCACCGATATCGTCGCCAAGCTCTGGCGTCTCTGCGACATCCTCCGCGATGACGGCATCACGTATCACGAATACGTGACCGAACTGACCTACCTGCTGTTCTTAAAGATGATGGCGGAGACGGGTCGCGAGGATCAGTTGCCCGAGGGCAAACGGTGGGGTGATCTGGTTCGCCGGGAAGGTCTGGAGCAACTGACCTTTTACAAGCACCTGTTGCTCGACCTCGGCACCAACGGGCGCGGCTTGGTGCTGGCGATCTTCGCCGACGCCCAAAGCCGGTTGAAGAAGCCCACCAATTTGAAGGCCATTGTCGAGGCCATCGACGGCCTCGACTGGTTCACAGCCCGTGAGGAGGGCCTGGGCAATCTGTACGAAGGGCTGTTGGAAAAGAACGCCGCCGAGAAGAAGAGCGGGGCCGGGCAGTATTTCACCCCACGTCCGCTGATCGACTGCATCATCCGTCTGATCAAGCCGCAGCCGGGCGAGGTGATCCAAGACCCCGCCGCCGGAACCGCCGGTTTTCTGGTTGCCGCCGATCATTTCATCAAGGCCCAGACCGATGACCTCTATGCTCTGGCCGAAGAGCAGCGGTTTTTCCAACGCAACGCCGCCTTTGTCGGGTTGGAACTGGTTGCCGATACCCATCGCCTTTGCCTGATGAATCTGATGCTGCACGGCATTGGTGGCGATGCAGGCTATGGCGTCCAGCAGGGCGATACCCTGTCCCATGAGGGCGAATCGCTGGGCCAAGCCAACGTCATCATCACCAATCCCCCCTTCGGCACCAAGAAGGGGGGTGGCAGGCCGACCCGTGGTGATTTCTCGGTCACCGCCGACGTGTCCAACAAGCAATTGGCTTTCGTCGAACACATCATCCGAGCCTTGAAGCCCGGAGGCCGGGCCGCCGTGGTGGTGCCGGACAATGTGCTGTTTGAGGACAATGCGGGCCGGGCACTCCGTCAGATGCTGATGGATTGGTGCGACCTGCACACCATCCTGCGGTTACCCACCGGCATCTTCTATGCCCAAGGGGTCAAGACCAACGTCATCTTCTTCACCAGGGGCAAGACCGCCAAGGCCAACACCCAGGCGGTATGGGTCTATGACATGCGGGCCAATATGCCCGCCTTCGGCAAGACCCGTCCGCTGCTGCTCAGCACCTTCGCCCCATTCGAGCGGGTCTTCGGTGACGACCCGTTTGGTCGGAACCGCGACGCCACCCTCGTCGATCCCGAGGACCGTTGGCGGTGCTTCACCCGCCAGCAGATCGCCGACCGCAACGACAATCTCGACCTGTCCTGGTTGCGGGACGACAGTGCCGATCCCGAGGACGGGCTGACTGAACCCGGCGAAATCGCCGCCGCCATCATGGGGCATCTGCAAGCCGCCTTGGACGAGATCGCCGCCCTGGCCGAAGAGATTGGCGGTGACGCAGCCGAGGTCGAGGAGGCTGCCGAGTGA
- a CDS encoding site-specific integrase: protein MLSLANAQPSIPDMMIFSLRNLRHNFLADIIFGAFSSVFWQPHGDRVRLGAAIMTGVGMKQAKVLTDREFRRVLATISDMKHAARNRVALMLSFYGGLRVGEIAALTVGDVVGARNDVKERILLRASTTKSGEARSIFVGAKLRPELEAYVAGLDGTRRDASSPLLPTQRGGPFTPNSLCQLFGSIYREAGIDGASSHSGRRWFITRLAHSGVSAKVIMTLAGHRNLSTTQRYIEVNDEMLRAAVRKL from the coding sequence ATGTTGTCACTTGCCAACGCGCAGCCTTCAATCCCGGATATGATGATTTTTTCCTTGCGCAACTTGCGCCATAACTTTCTAGCTGATATCATCTTCGGTGCATTTTCTTCGGTATTCTGGCAGCCTCACGGTGATCGGGTTCGCTTGGGAGCGGCCATCATGACGGGGGTGGGAATGAAGCAGGCCAAAGTGCTGACGGACAGGGAGTTCCGGCGCGTCCTTGCCACGATCTCGGACATGAAGCATGCGGCTCGGAACCGGGTGGCTCTGATGCTGAGCTTCTATGGTGGATTGCGGGTTGGGGAAATCGCGGCTCTGACCGTGGGCGACGTCGTGGGTGCCCGCAATGACGTGAAGGAACGCATCCTGTTGCGGGCCTCCACCACCAAGTCCGGCGAAGCTCGTTCGATCTTCGTGGGGGCCAAATTGCGTCCTGAATTGGAAGCCTATGTCGCGGGGTTGGACGGTACCCGGCGAGACGCATCCTCACCCCTGCTGCCCACCCAGCGCGGCGGCCCATTCACCCCAAACTCGCTGTGCCAGTTGTTTGGTTCCATCTACCGTGAGGCCGGAATCGATGGGGCCAGCAGCCATTCGGGTCGGCGGTGGTTCATCACCCGGTTGGCCCATTCTGGCGTCAGCGCCAAGGTCATCATGACCCTGGCGGGGCACCGAAATCTCTCCACCACCCAGCGGTACATTGAGGTGAATGATGAGATGCTTCGAGCAGCGGTTCGCAAGCTGTAG
- a CDS encoding SEC-C metal-binding domain-containing protein has protein sequence MAKASLSKKLACEHNPQPPSANMPCPCGSGRKYKACCQSDDRSWRDFAERMSSGKIPFRAEIRSESGVASSMEVHRASIVRDGIETVLLDDKIILSTNTVRGETTPSSAALISIPTDGLSHGTISLIGNASATNLSDPREIYLSASKREMKQKSESGLFVVASIKPHRVSGVRCFDFLFGVKGQPEVFDANGNKLRPHIAVYPDGNSNFIRLAGHDCEIESSLHYNNCDKEILPNVLRIRSQAFSEILEVVFSIDGGCVILDEMRFIKGV, from the coding sequence ATGGCAAAAGCATCACTGTCCAAGAAACTTGCTTGTGAACACAATCCGCAGCCACCCAGTGCCAACATGCCCTGCCCATGCGGTAGTGGACGAAAATATAAGGCATGCTGCCAAAGCGATGACAGATCATGGCGGGATTTCGCTGAACGAATGTCCTCTGGGAAAATCCCCTTCAGGGCCGAAATTCGCTCTGAAAGTGGAGTCGCCAGTTCAATGGAGGTTCACCGTGCTTCCATCGTGCGTGACGGCATAGAAACGGTGTTACTTGATGACAAAATTATTTTGTCAACAAACACCGTTCGGGGGGAGACCACACCATCATCTGCGGCATTGATCTCCATCCCCACAGATGGATTGTCTCATGGAACGATTTCGTTGATCGGCAATGCATCCGCGACAAATTTATCTGACCCAAGAGAAATTTACCTTTCTGCTTCTAAAAGGGAGATGAAGCAGAAAAGCGAATCTGGACTATTTGTTGTCGCAAGCATCAAGCCTCATCGCGTTTCAGGGGTGAGGTGTTTTGATTTTCTGTTCGGGGTAAAGGGTCAGCCAGAAGTTTTTGACGCCAATGGAAACAAGCTTCGACCGCATATTGCTGTCTATCCTGATGGAAACTCAAACTTCATTCGTCTTGCCGGTCACGATTGTGAAATTGAATCAAGTCTGCATTACAATAATTGCGACAAAGAAATATTGCCAAATGTGCTCAGAATTCGGTCACAGGCATTTTCTGAAATTCTCGAAGTCGTTTTCTCCATTGATGGAGGATGCGTAATTTTGGACGAGATGCGGTTTATCAAAGGGGTCTGA
- a CDS encoding restriction endonuclease → MGAGDAFEDYVHFVYSTILNLKGENIQVSRRTVFKLPSGETYEVDVYYEFIHAGFRHRVAIECKDWKAPVDQGRVLEFHQKIKNIGQEVVGVFISRSGYQSGAHLVASRLGVLLLTADKIPSLNDLLISHITTNFIPQGHCIGEPFWYIAELSENTMEGTGTMYALPKGSPVEIPLFISKRHAEAFWDTLPDKHLFGVFGLTQYKLRGLLALTIGGNARFGIILDRPRGGDIRIKPITTSDLVADYLLLALPDRFSC, encoded by the coding sequence ATGGGGGCCGGAGATGCTTTTGAGGACTATGTTCACTTTGTTTATTCAACAATACTTAATTTAAAAGGAGAAAATATACAGGTCTCCCGGAGAACGGTATTTAAACTTCCGTCCGGAGAGACATATGAAGTTGATGTTTATTATGAGTTCATTCATGCCGGGTTCAGGCACAGAGTTGCAATTGAATGCAAGGACTGGAAAGCACCTGTTGACCAGGGAAGGGTGCTTGAATTTCATCAAAAGATTAAGAATATAGGGCAGGAGGTTGTTGGCGTTTTTATCTCAAGAAGCGGCTATCAATCTGGCGCTCATTTAGTGGCGTCCCGCCTGGGGGTGCTGCTGTTGACGGCAGATAAAATCCCGTCACTAAATGATTTGCTAATCTCCCACATAACGACGAACTTTATTCCCCAGGGCCACTGTATTGGAGAGCCGTTCTGGTATATTGCAGAACTTTCTGAAAATACAATGGAGGGTACGGGAACCATGTATGCGCTCCCGAAGGGAAGCCCCGTTGAAATACCGCTCTTCATCTCGAAGCGCCATGCAGAGGCTTTTTGGGATACGTTGCCAGACAAGCATCTTTTTGGTGTTTTTGGCCTTACACAATATAAGCTACGCGGTCTGCTTGCTCTTACGATTGGAGGAAACGCTCGGTTTGGCATCATTCTTGACAGACCTAGAGGCGGGGACATCAGAATAAAGCCGATAACAACAAGCGATCTGGTTGCTGATTATCTCTTACTTGCTCTTCCAGATAGATTTTCGTGTTAA
- a CDS encoding restriction endonuclease subunit S translates to MSDDFPSGWGQAQFCSVVVNHDGRRRPVKSADRAKRQGPFPYFGASGVIDHVDGYLFDGSYLLIAEDGANLLSRSTPIAFQALGKFWVNNHAHIVKPCDGVSLKYLERFLNSIDLAPFVTGSAQPKLTQKALDTIPLPIAPTAEQHRIAAKIDSLFARSSQARDELAHIPRLIERYRQAVLGAAFRGDLTADWRESHPLGNPTQHLGKVLSDRRDGWLAAQASSRRRNYPEPEEADWFPDIELPDGWAWASVDQLTTEMQYGTSAKTNEDANGVPVLRMGNIVRGELQVENLKYLPADHDEFPALLLQQGDILFNRTNSPELVGKSAVFRDQLPKASFASYLIRLKAVGIIPALLSAYINSPYGRAWVRSVVSQQVGQANVNGTKLSHLAVPLIPDDEQIVLDQRIAQMMAAIDTMEHEMLRATGLIDRLDQSILDKAFTGKLVPQDPADEPASKLLERITAARESAPKTKRGRKQR, encoded by the coding sequence GTGAGTGACGATTTTCCGAGCGGGTGGGGGCAAGCTCAGTTTTGCTCAGTCGTCGTGAACCATGATGGTCGCCGCAGACCTGTAAAAAGTGCAGACCGAGCAAAGCGGCAAGGCCCGTTCCCATACTTCGGGGCTTCGGGCGTGATCGATCATGTGGATGGTTACCTGTTTGATGGAAGCTACCTGCTTATAGCAGAAGATGGGGCAAACTTACTTTCACGTTCAACGCCAATTGCGTTTCAAGCTTTGGGGAAATTCTGGGTCAATAATCACGCTCACATTGTGAAGCCATGTGATGGCGTCTCGCTTAAGTACCTTGAGCGATTCCTTAACTCTATCGATCTCGCGCCGTTTGTGACCGGCTCAGCGCAGCCGAAGTTGACGCAAAAGGCGCTCGACACCATCCCTCTGCCAATTGCCCCCACCGCAGAACAGCACCGCATCGCTGCCAAGATCGATTCCCTGTTTGCCCGATCCTCTCAGGCCAGGGACGAACTCGCCCACATTCCCAGGCTGATCGAACGCTACCGGCAGGCGGTGCTGGGGGCAGCATTCCGGGGTGACCTGACGGCGGATTGGCGGGAATCGCATCCGCTTGGGAACCCGACACAACATCTCGGGAAGGTGCTATCCGACCGGCGTGACGGCTGGCTTGCGGCTCAAGCGTCATCGCGGCGACGAAACTACCCCGAACCGGAGGAAGCGGATTGGTTTCCAGACATTGAGTTGCCCGATGGTTGGGCCTGGGCGTCCGTAGATCAATTGACCACGGAGATGCAATACGGCACCTCGGCAAAAACCAATGAGGATGCGAATGGAGTGCCCGTCCTGCGGATGGGGAACATCGTTCGGGGTGAGCTTCAGGTCGAGAACCTGAAATACCTTCCTGCCGATCACGATGAATTTCCGGCATTGCTGCTGCAACAGGGTGACATCCTGTTCAACCGCACCAACAGTCCTGAATTGGTTGGAAAGTCCGCCGTTTTCCGCGACCAGCTTCCCAAGGCATCTTTCGCCTCTTACCTGATTCGCTTGAAGGCGGTTGGGATCATTCCCGCCCTTCTATCCGCTTATATCAACTCACCCTATGGCCGTGCCTGGGTTCGTTCGGTTGTCAGCCAGCAGGTTGGTCAGGCCAATGTCAATGGCACCAAACTCAGCCATTTGGCGGTACCGTTGATCCCCGATGACGAACAGATCGTCCTTGATCAACGCATTGCCCAGATGATGGCTGCAATCGACACGATGGAACATGAGATGTTGCGGGCAACCGGACTAATCGACCGCCTCGACCAATCCATCCTCGACAAAGCCTTCACCGGCAAGCTGGTGCCGCAAGACCCCGCCGACGAACCGGCCTCCAAGCTGCTGGAACGAATCACGGCGGCACGGGAATCCGCACCTAAGACCAAGCGGGGACGAAAGCAGCGATAG
- a CDS encoding DUF6641 family protein translates to MSVLNFKFSDAKRPLVSETRRKTGREVVLDGIQHQLALLKDSTYKIERTKYVRSESGESLRQTITAPPRPWWWQASDGVFLVQIRYGHSVVLELEEGKPTIIGTKDIKSVSEILTQVADAVKAGKLDKQIEMAREKAKRNRQQADQAA, encoded by the coding sequence ATGTCCGTACTTAATTTCAAGTTCTCTGACGCCAAGCGCCCGCTTGTTTCGGAGACCCGCCGTAAGACCGGGCGCGAGGTCGTATTGGACGGCATTCAGCACCAGTTGGCGCTGCTCAAGGACAGCACCTACAAGATCGAACGCACGAAATATGTTCGCTCGGAATCCGGGGAAAGTCTGCGTCAGACCATTACGGCCCCGCCCCGGCCCTGGTGGTGGCAGGCTTCGGACGGTGTGTTCTTGGTCCAGATTCGCTACGGTCACAGCGTGGTGCTGGAATTGGAGGAGGGTAAACCGACTATTATCGGTACCAAGGACATCAAATCAGTGTCCGAGATTCTGACCCAGGTGGCCGATGCGGTGAAGGCGGGCAAGCTGGACAAGCAGATCGAAATGGCCCGCGAAAAGGCCAAACGCAACCGGCAGCAGGCCGATCAAGCCGCGTAA
- a CDS encoding recombinase family protein encodes MLVGYARTSTLDQKASIEAQVRDLMAAGCEKIFQEQVSSVDVVAREQLAALLDFVREGDTALVTDLSRLARSVPHLLSILDVLGKKGVSLRIMNMGIDTSTPTGKLMLTLLGGISCWEREIMLERQREGVAKAKAQGKYKGRKPTAMAQAEEVLRLKAQGVGASEIAARLGIGRASVYRALQLSQAPNRTAANRPE; translated from the coding sequence ATGTTGGTCGGATACGCGAGGACATCCACGTTGGATCAGAAGGCATCCATTGAGGCCCAGGTCCGAGACCTGATGGCGGCAGGATGCGAAAAGATTTTCCAGGAGCAGGTGTCATCGGTTGATGTCGTCGCTCGTGAGCAGCTTGCTGCGCTGCTCGATTTTGTCCGCGAGGGCGACACGGCTTTGGTTACCGATCTGTCGAGGCTTGCGCGGTCAGTCCCCCACCTGCTGTCGATCCTCGACGTGCTGGGCAAGAAGGGGGTCAGCTTGCGTATCATGAACATGGGGATCGACACCAGCACGCCCACGGGAAAGCTCATGTTGACCCTATTGGGCGGCATAAGCTGCTGGGAACGCGAGATCATGCTCGAACGCCAGCGTGAGGGTGTCGCCAAGGCCAAGGCTCAGGGGAAGTACAAGGGACGGAAGCCGACCGCTATGGCGCAGGCCGAGGAGGTGTTGCGGTTGAAGGCGCAAGGTGTTGGTGCGTCCGAGATTGCCGCTCGGCTGGGTATTGGTCGGGCATCTGTCTATCGGGCGCTCCAATTGAGTCAGGCCCCAAATCGAACGGCAGCCAATAGACCTGAATAA
- a CDS encoding HNH endonuclease produces MAFLFCNIGWMSRYEGLSGQPDKIVGGGAHVVLNESGHEVCNFVKCDNGSVYGHVETIKGDVDRSINIARLGADTDADFIDSVDIIWTATDPVEGSRRVIGWYRNATVYRERQVFDAFPSRQHKRDDITTFRIVAACANVYLLPLEARRIALKSGSAGWMGHAQWWYPDEAIPEISLFLKSVKALMDGSKRYCIELSSEEELNTSVDVLAKARVGQDKFRRGLIKRWGKCSVTGCGAINLLVASHIKPWRHSTDVERLDIDNGLLLSPNLDAAFDAGLICFDDNGNIIISQKIEKEACIALGLSGSMSIGKRLNAAQREYIRSHRELHRENFQ; encoded by the coding sequence ATGGCATTCTTGTTCTGCAATATCGGTTGGATGAGCCGATATGAGGGCTTAAGTGGGCAGCCAGATAAGATCGTTGGCGGCGGTGCCCATGTCGTTCTGAATGAATCCGGACATGAAGTCTGCAACTTTGTCAAATGTGACAACGGAAGTGTTTATGGACATGTCGAGACCATAAAAGGGGATGTCGATAGGTCCATTAACATTGCGAGGCTTGGTGCCGATACCGATGCAGATTTCATTGATAGCGTTGATATCATATGGACGGCAACAGACCCGGTTGAAGGTAGTCGCCGTGTAATTGGTTGGTATCGTAACGCTACAGTTTACCGCGAGCGTCAGGTATTTGATGCCTTTCCCTCTCGCCAACACAAGAGGGATGATATTACAACATTCCGGATTGTCGCGGCATGCGCTAACGTTTATTTGTTGCCATTAGAAGCGCGAAGAATTGCGTTAAAATCTGGTTCCGCAGGTTGGATGGGGCATGCCCAGTGGTGGTATCCGGATGAAGCTATTCCCGAGATTTCATTGTTTCTAAAAAGCGTCAAGGCGCTAATGGATGGAAGCAAGAGATACTGCATTGAGCTTTCATCGGAAGAGGAGCTAAATACATCTGTCGATGTTCTTGCAAAGGCAAGAGTCGGGCAGGATAAATTCCGGCGTGGACTTATTAAAAGATGGGGGAAATGCTCGGTTACCGGCTGTGGGGCGATCAATTTGTTAGTTGCATCCCACATAAAGCCATGGCGTCACTCTACGGACGTCGAGCGCCTTGATATCGACAATGGTCTGCTTCTATCCCCAAACCTAGATGCCGCATTTGATGCTGGACTTATTTGCTTCGACGACAATGGAAACATAATAATATCGCAAAAGATTGAGAAAGAAGCCTGCATTGCCCTTGGCTTATCAGGCAGCATGTCGATTGGGAAGCGGCTAAACGCTGCGCAAAGAGAGTACATTCGGTCCCACCGAGAGCTTCATCGTGAAAATTTTCAATAG